From the Candidatus Poseidoniia archaeon genome, the window AACCCAACCAGTGTTATAGGAAACGGTGTTGTGGTTGATCCGTGTGCGCTGTTGAATGAAATTGCTTACCTAAAAACTAAAGGGATTGAGCCTAAGCTTTTTGTTAGCGATCGTGCCCATGTCATAATGCCTTATCATATTATTTTAGATGGTGCCCTTTCTGGTCATCAGGGTAGCCTTGCCGCAGGAAGCACACGCCGTGGCATTGCACCCGTTTATGCCGATAAAATGT encodes:
- a CDS encoding adenylosuccinate synthetase, yielding MSGLLNSKITAIVGAQWGDEGKGKITDFFAGESDYVVRFHGGNNAGHTVIVEGNTFKLHLIPSGVVYGNPTSVIGNGVVVDPCALLNEIAYLKTKGIEPKLFVSDRAHVIMPYHIILDGALSGHQGSLAAGSTRRGIAPVYADKM